The Chryseolinea soli nucleotide sequence GCTTCCTGTTCCTGCCGTGGTGGGCACCGCCACGAAGGGGAGCGTGGTGCCCGGATGGGATTTGGTTCCGACGCCTTCCAAGTACTGAACGACGGGCTCACCCAAAACCAGCATGGCCGCTATGGCCTTACCGGCATCCAGCACACTGCCGCCGCCAATGGCCAGGACCGCATCGGGTTCGTAGGCAGAGAATTTTGTCACCGCCGTATCGATCACGGCCGGCGTGGGTTCACCGGGGATTTTATAGATCTCGACGCTGAAGTGTTTTTGATGCAATTGCTCCAGCAGGGTCTGGCCTGGCGTGGACGACAGAAAAGAATGCGCCCCGGTCACCAACACGATTTTCTTTCCATAGGTCTCCAGCACTGTCGGGGCAACCGAGATCAGGCCGGCGCCAAAATATACCTGGGGTGTGGCGGCTAATCCAAAGGCTTTCATAGCGTCAAACTTATACGGAGGCGGGATAGAGCATGTTGTGTTTCACGCCTTCGCGTGGTTTGGCCATCCAGTCGGCTACGGTGTCGCGCCATTTCTGGTAGTGGGGAGTTTCTTTGTGGGCGGCGGCCGCTTGCTCGGTGGCATAGGCTTCGTAGAAGACAAATTTGTTTGGGTCCTGCAGATCTTGCAGGATATCGAAGCGGAGGTTGCCGGGTTCCTGGATGGATCGTTCGTGATTTTGGCGTGTGGCTTCGATGAAAGGCTGGCGGAACTCGCGTTTTACCTGGACGTAGATGACGGTGGCGACCATTTGCTTTTTTTTGCTAACGTACGAGGAAAAGGTTTAACCGCAAAGACCCCCTACGCCAAAGCTTGGGCGGGCCCTCCTTCGCTGAAGCTTCGGCGGGCAAGCAAATTAGCGCAAGGAATTCCAATGCGTTTCGACTTTTATTTGTCGATAGCATGGGGGGCTTCTTGTCTTTGTTTGGCGGCTTGCCAGTCTTCGCGGATGAGGAAGTGGATGTCTTGTTGTTCGAAGGTTTGGAGCAGCTTTAGGTTGATGTATTGCTGGATGTCCATGTAGCGAAGGTAGTCGGCCACCGTGACAAAGTAAACTACTTCGAACACAACGCCGTAGTCGGTGAGCCGTGCCAGGTGCGCGCGGTCAAAACGAACGTCCCGGGCGCTTTCGATGATCGACTTGATGAGGGCGGGGATCTTTTCGAGCTGGTCGGTGGTGGTGTCGTATACCACCGTGATGTTGAATTGCACGCGGCGGTTTTCCTGGCGCTTGTAGTTGTGTACGCGCGATTTGGTGAGGTCGCTGTTGGAGATGACGATCTGTTCGCCCGTGAGGCTGCGCAAGCGTGTGGTCTTCACGCCGATGTATTCGATGGTACCGTTCTTGTCGTCCACGTTGATGGCGTCGCCCACTTCGAAAGGTTTGTCGAAAAAGATCACAAAATAATTGAACAGGTCGCCGATGATGTTTTGCGCAGCCAGTGCCACGGCGATGCCCCCAATGCCCACGCCGGTGAGAATAGTAGAAACGTCATAGCCGAGATTTTGGATAAGGAATACGCCACCCAGGATCCACACCACGAGGTTGATGATGATCATCAGCCCTCCCACCTGCAACACTTTCGTCTCGCCCTGCTCCTGCTTTCGGATATGGTTGATGAGAATGATCTTGATGGTGGTGGATATAAAGCGCAGTACAAAAACCATGATGACCACCCCCGTCGCCACCTCCACCACACGGCTCGCTTTCACGGACAGCTCCAGGCTGTTGATGCCCCAGTAAATGACCAGGAAGCTAAGAATCGGCAGCACAAATTTCTCGATGCCGGCCACGATCTGGTCGTCGGTTTGGGATGGGCTCTTCGCCACCATTTTCTCCACTTTCGTCATGATGACCCGCTTGAAGATGCGGATGAGGAGCAACCCTAAAACAATGATCCCGGCAGCGATGAGATAGGTCTGAACGGAATTCTTACCGTACTCCCTTGAAAGTATTTCCTCGAAAGAATCCATGCGCTTTGCGTTTTGCATTCTTCTGAAGGAAATATTGTGCCGGAGATGCACATCCGTCATAACAAATACAAAGAATCAGGGAAATGTATGGGACTCACGCCCAATGTTGCAAAGGGTCGATCGCCGATTTGTTTGATCTCCTGCACAGCGGGAAAAAATTCCACAGTTCCGAACTTTGGCAAGGACGCGAAGTGTGGAGAAACGTCGACAGGATCACTTCCCCTTCTCTCCCTCCTACTCTACTTCCGCATCAAACGCTGCGTTCACAATCCGGTCGTTTCTTTTCAGTTGTATCCAAATGCGATAACGGCCCGGCGAAGGAAAGGCATAGGGAAAAGAGACCATCGTGTGTTCCGGGTCGCGCATGGCGTGGTCCATGTTTCCTCCATAATAAATGTTGCGTTCGGCTTCCGTCATTTTCTCAAGCCGTGCCAACTCGTGGTTCACGCTATCCATAAAGACCCTCGATCGTGGCAATTTCTTAACATCCACGGGGCCTTCGTTCGTGGCAAAGCGGTTCAGCATGGTTTGTTGGGAAGCCATAGAATAACTGCCCACTGGGTGCAGGTGTATGTACACACTTCCGTCGTCCTTCATGACTACGGCATGCCCCATCATGCCCAGGTAAGGCTGAAGTACGGCGGGCTTGCCGGCTTCGTCCTGCACGTTGAATTTGAGCGAATATAAATTTTGTGACACCAAGGGTTCGGATGGATTGTGTTCCCAGGTCACGGTTGCACCGTCGGGCAACGGCGTGCGCACGCCGGGTGTTCCGCAGATGATCACATCGGCCGGTAGCTGTGTCGTTGGTTTTGTAGCGGCGATGGGGTTTGTGAAAAAATAGGTATCATCCTGATCGGACGCGCTGGTGTCGGAGGACATCATGACGTTGGCGGTATATTGCCCGGGTATAGTCAACGTGTCGGGAATGGTTTCGGAAAAGCCGCTGAGACGGGTTACGTCTGCAAAGACAAAGTATTTTCCTGCCGGCAGTGGAGGCATGGGGGTCACGAACGTGACGGAGTCTTTTCGTTTTGGGTGCAGGTGTGCGAACGCATCCAGTGTGTTGGCGCGGACGAGGAAGAGGTGCATCAACTTCCCGTGATCGGGAATGATGTAGCTGATGTTCCGGGTGAACGTCAGGTTTGAAAGCTTTGTGGTATCGACCGCAAAAACCAGCTGTCTTCCATTTCCTTCGGGAACGATGGACGTTGTGGCCCGGAAAGGTTTGAACATGAAGCGCTGATAGGAATCGGCCCAACTGTTCCACCACGATCTTCCTCCCCAAAGCACCAACAATAACAACACCGAAGCGGACACCGCGCCGATGATGCGCTTCCGCTGGATGGCCTTGGCCTGGTCGAGTCCGGGCTTCACCAATCCATCGCTCACGCTCGCGCTGATGATGGTGACCATGAGCACGACCAAAAGGATCGCGAGGCCCAATAGCGACCAGCCCAGTTTAGCGTCCATCACTTTTTGTGTCGTCGATACGGCCATCACGGGAATGATCACCCGGCCCGTCTCAGCGCTGCCTCTCACTTCCACTTCGATGCCGGATGTGCCGACGTCTATCAGCCAGATGATGCCGCGGTAGTGGCCGGGCTCTCCGGGGACGGGCTTCATTTCGTCGGCCTGGGGTGTGCCTTTTGCGCCGGCAAACCAGTAGACCGGTTTTGCCCACACGGACGCCACGCCGGTGGCATGCGTAAAGATGTCGACAGTGGCCGTTCCGGGGATCACCTCGGGCGGGTTGATCAGGGCCATCAGCGAATAACTTCCGGCGCTGCCTTCAAAACTAACGCCAGGGCTACCCACGTGCGCCCATCCGCCGAAGGAGATGCAAAGTCCCAGACAGGTTCCGATAAAGATGCGGAGCAATTTCCGCTTGCGGCGGGCCCTCATCGCACAATGCGTTTTAGCCACGAGCCCCACGCCAACCCTACGCGCGACGTGAGCATACCCAAAACCAGGGC carries:
- a CDS encoding antibiotic biosynthesis monooxygenase: MVATVIYVQVKREFRQPFIEATRQNHERSIQEPGNLRFDILQDLQDPNKFVFYEAYATEQAAAAHKETPHYQKWRDTVADWMAKPREGVKHNMLYPASV
- a CDS encoding mechanosensitive ion channel family protein; its protein translation is MDSFEEILSREYGKNSVQTYLIAAGIIVLGLLLIRIFKRVIMTKVEKMVAKSPSQTDDQIVAGIEKFVLPILSFLVIYWGINSLELSVKASRVVEVATGVVIMVFVLRFISTTIKIILINHIRKQEQGETKVLQVGGLMIIINLVVWILGGVFLIQNLGYDVSTILTGVGIGGIAVALAAQNIIGDLFNYFVIFFDKPFEVGDAINVDDKNGTIEYIGVKTTRLRSLTGEQIVISNSDLTKSRVHNYKRQENRRVQFNITVVYDTTTDQLEKIPALIKSIIESARDVRFDRAHLARLTDYGVVFEVVYFVTVADYLRYMDIQQYINLKLLQTFEQQDIHFLIREDWQAAKQRQEAPHAIDK